A portion of the Edaphobacter lichenicola genome contains these proteins:
- a CDS encoding cytochrome c oxidase assembly protein produces the protein MPPEYRAIFAEWSPPVFLTTALLLSAIIYTRGWFLIRQTRPLLFPTWRLAAFNLGLATIWLSIASPMDGFADALLSAHMIEHLLLMSFVPPLLLLGNPQVPLLRGLPHVATVTILAPFLRMKPLRTLGHFLTTPVVAWLAMNLIFLGWHIPAAYDFALEHEHWHEFEHICFLVSSILFWWPLIRPWPTNARYPGWYMLPYLVGADIVNTALSAFLAFCDRPVYGYYLQQPNLFHIDPLSDQRAGAVIMWVIGSLIFLIPAVFITMRLLQQDSRNRA, from the coding sequence ATGCCTCCTGAATACCGGGCCATCTTTGCAGAGTGGTCGCCTCCTGTCTTTCTCACCACCGCACTGCTACTCAGCGCGATCATCTACACGCGTGGCTGGTTCCTCATCCGCCAAACCCGGCCCTTGCTCTTCCCCACATGGCGTCTCGCCGCATTCAATCTCGGCCTCGCCACCATCTGGCTCTCCATCGCCTCACCTATGGATGGCTTCGCCGACGCGCTCCTCAGCGCTCACATGATCGAGCACCTCCTCCTCATGTCCTTCGTCCCACCGCTTCTGCTTCTCGGCAATCCTCAAGTCCCACTTCTCCGCGGCCTTCCCCATGTAGCCACAGTCACAATCCTCGCGCCGTTCCTTCGCATGAAGCCGCTGCGAACCCTCGGCCACTTCCTCACCACTCCTGTAGTCGCCTGGCTCGCCATGAACCTCATCTTCCTCGGCTGGCACATTCCCGCCGCATACGACTTCGCACTGGAACACGAGCACTGGCACGAGTTCGAACACATCTGCTTCCTCGTCTCGTCGATTCTCTTCTGGTGGCCGCTCATCCGACCCTGGCCCACCAACGCTCGCTACCCCGGCTGGTACATGCTTCCCTATCTCGTCGGAGCAGATATCGTAAACACAGCCCTGTCCGCCTTCCTTGCCTTCTGTGATCGCCCCGTCTACGGTTACTACCTGCAGCAGCCAAACCTCTTCCACATCGACCCACTCTCCGACCAACGCGCCGGCGCCGTCATCATGTGGGTCATCGGCTCACTCATCTTCCTCATCCCCGCAGTCTTCATCACTATGCGCCTCCTTCAACAA